One genomic segment of Mycolicibacterium chubuense NBB4 includes these proteins:
- a CDS encoding DUF2834 domain-containing protein: protein MVRVGSETNSPERPGGVTIPSRVLCGVYALIAVAALIATWSQNVAYLHSPASFLVDFLTDSKANPGSRSLTVDISLLFLSAGILIVIEARKHGVRFVWAYIIGGFAIAISVTFPLFLIARELRMRHTGQSRVSTADAAALVVFAAVIAGLVVWVDVL, encoded by the coding sequence ATGGTCAGAGTCGGCTCAGAGACGAATTCGCCGGAACGGCCCGGCGGCGTGACGATCCCCAGCAGGGTGCTGTGCGGTGTGTACGCGCTCATCGCGGTCGCCGCGCTGATCGCGACCTGGAGCCAGAACGTCGCCTATCTGCACAGTCCGGCGTCGTTCCTCGTCGATTTCCTGACCGACTCGAAAGCCAACCCCGGGTCGCGGTCGCTGACCGTCGACATCTCGCTGCTGTTCCTGTCGGCGGGGATTCTCATAGTGATCGAGGCGCGCAAGCACGGCGTCCGGTTCGTCTGGGCGTACATCATCGGGGGCTTCGCCATCGCGATCAGCGTCACGTTCCCGCTGTTCCTCATCGCGCGGGAACTGCGGATGCGGCACACCGGACAGAGCCGGGTGAGCACCGCGGACGCGGCCGCCCTGGTGGTGTTCGCCGCGGTGATCGCCGGCCTCGTCGTCTGGGTGGATGTGCTGTGA
- a CDS encoding putative quinol monooxygenase: MPVVVVATMTAKPESVDLVRDACTQAIEAVHGEPGCQLYALHEADRTFVFVEQWADADALQTHSTAPAIGTLFGTIGEHLDGAPDIKMLAPVVAGDPAKGQLRP; encoded by the coding sequence ATGCCAGTCGTCGTCGTCGCCACCATGACCGCCAAGCCGGAATCCGTCGACCTCGTCCGGGACGCGTGCACGCAGGCCATAGAGGCGGTGCACGGTGAGCCCGGATGCCAGCTCTACGCACTGCACGAGGCCGACCGCACGTTCGTGTTCGTCGAGCAGTGGGCCGACGCCGACGCCTTGCAGACCCACAGCACCGCGCCCGCGATCGGCACTCTCTTCGGGACCATCGGCGAGCACCTCGACGGGGCGCCGGACATCAAGATGCTGGCGCCGGTCGTCGCGGGCGACCCGGCCAAGGGCCAGTTGCGGCCCTGA
- a CDS encoding response regulator transcription factor, with protein sequence MAAILIAEDEHRVSSVVRKGLSANGFDVTVVADGWSAFAHARSGDFDLLVLDIGLPRMDSFEVLRRLRAEGNAIPVVVLTPRADVACTVALLDRRSDEYIAKPFRVDELLARVRQRLAPRRPAAPPAVLSYGGLRLDLRARRAHVGDYTVDLSARETALAEMFLRHPGQVLTREQLLRRVWGREPDPGSNVVDVYVRYLRRKLGAGRFATVRGIGYRLEAGR encoded by the coding sequence GTGGCTGCCATCCTGATCGCCGAGGATGAGCACCGCGTCTCCTCTGTCGTCCGCAAGGGACTCTCGGCCAACGGTTTCGACGTCACCGTCGTCGCCGACGGCTGGTCGGCGTTCGCCCATGCCCGCAGCGGCGACTTCGACCTGCTGGTCCTCGACATCGGGTTACCGAGGATGGACAGCTTCGAGGTGCTGCGCCGCCTGCGCGCCGAGGGCAACGCCATCCCGGTGGTGGTGCTCACTCCGCGTGCCGACGTCGCCTGCACGGTCGCCCTGCTGGACCGCAGGTCCGACGAGTACATCGCCAAGCCGTTCCGCGTCGACGAGTTGCTCGCCCGGGTCCGGCAGCGGCTGGCGCCCAGAAGGCCCGCCGCCCCGCCCGCGGTGCTGTCGTACGGAGGCCTGCGGCTGGACCTCCGGGCCCGGCGGGCGCACGTCGGCGACTACACCGTCGACCTGTCCGCCCGCGAAACCGCGCTGGCCGAGATGTTCCTGCGTCACCCCGGTCAGGTGCTCACGCGCGAACAGCTGCTGCGGCGAGTGTGGGGACGCGAGCCGGACCCCGGCTCCAACGTGGTCGACGTCTACGTCCGGTATCTGCGCCGCAAGCTGGGCGCCGGCCGTTTCGCCACGGTGCGCGGCATCGGTTACAGGCTGGAGGCCGGCCGCTGA
- a CDS encoding SAM-dependent methyltransferase: MSSPDAAAGTAFGPMVLAAIEHNEAPLRRLVDDDLAESMLPGRLRTLVRLTRIDALRRAALAASDRSGPGLWASIACRKRYIDERLSDPLNETDTVVVLGAGLDTRACRIARHSDMPVFEVDQQVNIDRKAAVLQRALGGTPASVRLVPVDFERDALIPALESHGYRPELRTFFIAEGVTQYLTPEAVRATFAQLSGAAPGSRLAFTYIRQDFIEGTNLYGAEAVYRRFRQRRQTWKSGLVPEEVGELLADVGWRLVEQAGPSYFRDTYIRPTRRAIAASPIEWTVLAER, encoded by the coding sequence ATGAGCTCCCCCGACGCCGCCGCCGGGACCGCCTTCGGGCCCATGGTGCTGGCAGCGATCGAGCACAACGAGGCGCCGCTGCGCCGCCTGGTCGACGACGACCTCGCCGAGTCGATGCTGCCCGGCCGGCTGCGCACGCTGGTGCGCCTGACGCGGATCGACGCGCTGCGACGGGCGGCGCTGGCGGCCTCCGACCGATCCGGGCCGGGTCTGTGGGCCAGCATCGCCTGCCGCAAGCGCTACATCGACGAACGTCTCTCCGATCCGCTCAACGAGACCGACACGGTCGTCGTGCTCGGCGCGGGCCTGGACACCCGGGCCTGCCGGATCGCGCGGCACAGCGACATGCCGGTGTTCGAGGTCGACCAGCAGGTCAACATCGACCGCAAGGCCGCCGTGCTGCAGCGCGCGCTGGGCGGCACCCCCGCGTCGGTGCGCCTGGTGCCCGTCGACTTCGAGCGCGACGCACTGATCCCCGCGCTGGAGTCCCACGGCTACCGCCCCGAGCTCCGCACCTTCTTCATCGCCGAGGGCGTCACGCAGTACCTCACCCCCGAGGCCGTCCGCGCGACGTTCGCGCAACTCAGCGGAGCCGCGCCGGGCAGTCGGCTGGCGTTCACCTACATCCGGCAGGACTTCATCGAGGGCACCAACCTCTACGGCGCCGAGGCGGTGTACCGGCGCTTCCGGCAGCGTCGGCAGACGTGGAAGTCGGGACTGGTGCCCGAGGAGGTGGGCGAGCTGCTGGCCGACGTCGGCTGGCGCCTCGTCGAGCAGGCGGGGCCGAGCTACTTCCGCGACACCTACATCCGTCCCACGCGCCGTGCCATCGCCGCGTCACCGATCGAGTGGACCGTCCTGGCCGAGCGCTGA
- a CDS encoding ribonuclease J has protein sequence MDAELTAPGPLAPGGLRVTALGGINEIGRNMTVFEHLGRLLIVDCGVLFPTHDEPGVDLILPDLRHVEHRLDDVEALVVTHAHEDHIGAIPFLLKLRADIPIVGSKFTLALIAEKCREHRIKPVFVEVGEGQKSTHGVFECQYFAVNHSIPGCLAIGIRTGAGTVLHTGDIKLDQMPPDGRPTDLPGMSRLGDAGVDLFLCDSTNSEVPGVGPSESEVGPALHRLMRGAEGRVIVACFASNVDRVQSIIDAAVALGRRVSFVGRSMVRNMGIARELGYLDVADEDVLDIAAAEMMPADRVVLITTGTQGEPMAALSRMSRGEHRSITLTAGDLIILSSSLIPGNEEAVYGVIDALAKIGARVVTNQQARVHVSGHAYAGELLFLYNGVRPRNVMPVHGTWRMLRANAALAARTGVPEENIVLAENGVSVDLVAGRAGIAGAVSVGKMFVDGLITGDVGDATLGERLILSSGFVAVTVVVRRGTGKPVAPAHLHSRGFSEDPKALESVARKVEAELENLASQNVTDPGRIAQAVRRTVGKWVGETYRRQPMIVPTVIEV, from the coding sequence GTGGACGCAGAACTGACCGCACCGGGGCCGCTGGCTCCGGGAGGACTGCGGGTGACCGCCCTGGGCGGCATCAATGAAATCGGCCGCAACATGACCGTTTTCGAGCATCTCGGCCGACTGCTGATCGTGGACTGCGGGGTGCTGTTCCCGACCCATGACGAGCCGGGCGTCGACCTGATCCTGCCCGACCTGCGCCACGTCGAGCACCGTCTCGACGACGTCGAAGCACTCGTGGTCACCCACGCGCACGAGGACCACATCGGTGCGATCCCGTTCCTGCTCAAGCTGCGCGCCGACATCCCGATCGTCGGTTCGAAGTTCACCCTCGCGCTGATCGCCGAGAAGTGCCGGGAACACCGCATCAAGCCGGTGTTCGTCGAGGTCGGCGAGGGGCAGAAGTCCACCCACGGGGTGTTCGAGTGCCAGTATTTCGCCGTCAACCACTCGATCCCGGGGTGTCTGGCGATCGGGATCCGCACCGGTGCAGGCACAGTGCTGCACACCGGGGACATCAAGCTCGACCAGATGCCTCCCGACGGCAGGCCGACGGACCTGCCCGGGATGTCGCGCCTCGGGGACGCCGGGGTCGACCTGTTCCTGTGCGATTCGACGAACTCCGAGGTTCCCGGCGTCGGCCCGTCTGAGAGTGAGGTCGGTCCCGCCCTGCACCGCCTGATGCGCGGCGCCGAGGGCCGGGTCATCGTCGCGTGCTTCGCGTCGAACGTCGACCGCGTGCAGTCGATCATCGACGCGGCGGTGGCGCTGGGCCGGCGAGTGTCGTTCGTCGGACGGTCGATGGTCCGCAACATGGGCATCGCACGGGAACTGGGCTACCTCGACGTCGCCGACGAGGACGTGCTCGACATCGCGGCCGCGGAGATGATGCCCGCCGACCGCGTCGTGTTGATCACGACGGGCACCCAGGGCGAACCCATGGCGGCGCTGTCGCGGATGTCGCGCGGCGAGCACCGCAGCATCACGCTGACCGCGGGTGATCTGATCATCCTGTCGTCGTCGCTGATCCCGGGCAACGAGGAGGCGGTGTACGGGGTGATCGACGCGCTGGCCAAGATCGGCGCCCGGGTCGTCACCAATCAGCAGGCGCGGGTGCATGTTTCGGGCCACGCCTACGCCGGCGAGCTGCTGTTCCTCTACAACGGCGTGCGGCCGCGCAACGTGATGCCCGTGCACGGCACGTGGCGGATGCTGCGCGCCAACGCCGCTCTGGCCGCCCGGACCGGGGTGCCCGAGGAGAACATCGTGCTCGCCGAGAACGGTGTCAGTGTCGACCTGGTGGCCGGCCGCGCCGGGATCGCCGGCGCGGTGTCGGTGGGCAAGATGTTCGTCGACGGACTCATCACCGGCGACGTCGGTGATGCGACGCTGGGCGAGAGGCTGATCCTGTCGTCCGGTTTCGTCGCGGTGACCGTCGTCGTGCGTCGCGGCACCGGCAAACCCGTGGCACCCGCGCACCTGCATTCGCGGGGGTTCTCCGAGGATCCGAAGGCGCTCGAATCCGTCGCCCGCAAGGTCGAGGCCGAGCTGGAGAACCTCGCCTCGCAGAACGTCACCGATCCGGGACGGATCGCGCAGGCGGTCCGACGCACGGTCGGCAAGTGGGTGGGAGAGACCTACCGCCGCCAGCCGATGATCGTGCCGACCGTCATCGAGGTCTGA
- a CDS encoding mycofactocin-coupled SDR family oxidoreductase: MGELTGKVAFITGAARGQGRAHAVKLASEGADIIALDLCAQIPSVPYPLATPDDLAATVKLVEETGARILPYEADVRDRDAVKAALRDGTEKLGDRLDIVVANAGIAPMAAPDAWQDVIDVNLTGVYHTIDVAMKPMIKFGNGGSIALTSSVAGLVGLGAPVAGSVGYTAAKHGIVGIMRAYANFLAQFSIRVNSVHPAGVNTPMIDNEFTRSWLDGIAQQGQGGPDMGNALPVQTLEPEDIANAVFWLVSDAARYVTGVALPVDAGYVNKR, encoded by the coding sequence ATGGGGGAACTCACCGGCAAGGTCGCGTTCATCACCGGCGCCGCGCGGGGCCAGGGCCGCGCCCACGCGGTCAAGCTCGCCTCCGAGGGCGCCGACATCATCGCGCTGGACCTGTGCGCGCAGATCCCATCGGTGCCCTATCCCCTGGCGACGCCCGACGACCTGGCCGCGACCGTGAAGCTCGTCGAGGAGACCGGCGCGCGGATCCTGCCCTACGAAGCCGACGTCCGCGACCGTGACGCCGTCAAGGCCGCCCTGCGGGACGGAACGGAGAAGCTCGGCGACCGGCTCGACATCGTCGTCGCCAATGCCGGCATCGCACCGATGGCGGCGCCGGACGCCTGGCAGGACGTCATCGACGTCAACCTCACCGGCGTGTACCACACCATCGACGTGGCAATGAAGCCGATGATCAAGTTCGGCAACGGCGGATCGATCGCGCTGACCAGTTCGGTGGCCGGCCTCGTCGGTCTGGGCGCGCCGGTCGCCGGGTCGGTCGGCTACACCGCGGCCAAGCACGGCATCGTCGGGATCATGCGCGCCTACGCCAACTTCCTCGCGCAGTTCAGCATCCGGGTCAACTCCGTGCACCCCGCCGGGGTGAACACACCGATGATCGACAACGAGTTCACGCGGTCCTGGCTCGACGGCATCGCCCAGCAGGGTCAGGGCGGACCCGACATGGGCAACGCGCTGCCGGTGCAGACGCTGGAACCCGAGGACATCGCCAACGCGGTGTTCTGGCTGGTGTCCGATGCGGCCCGGTACGTCACCGGGGTGGCGCTGCCGGTCGACGCGGGGTACGTCAACAAACGATGA